From Actinopolyspora lacussalsi, a single genomic window includes:
- a CDS encoding protocatechuate 3,4-dioxygenase beta subunit (product_source=COG3485; cath_funfam=2.60.130.10; cog=COG3485; superfamily=49482) has product MTEREPDDEHEADQRGTTRRTALAAFGGLGIGTLAAGTGREPANATGSAEETQSGGRFQPSCVLAPEQMEGPYYLDYRILRRNITEHKRGIDLLLNIVVVDASNCEPLPGIAVDIWHCDALGVYSSYTEYDDGEIPPLDETGHAEPTDHTTWLRGVQLTDRRGFANFRSIVPGWYRGRTTHIHIKTITGGHREDGSWRGGDTSHTGQLYFPREFNERLARTEPYSHNTVPRTTNAEDLLYNSGDEGPMTRLRIGRVPVGSVRPTISASIVLGIHPEATPPPEGLPPGTQPPG; this is encoded by the coding sequence ATGACGGAACGAGAACCCGACGACGAGCACGAGGCGGACCAGCGCGGCACGACACGACGCACCGCTCTCGCCGCGTTCGGCGGTCTGGGAATCGGCACACTCGCCGCGGGAACCGGCCGGGAGCCGGCGAACGCGACCGGATCCGCCGAGGAGACCCAGTCCGGCGGGCGATTTCAACCCTCCTGCGTGCTGGCACCGGAACAGATGGAAGGTCCCTACTATCTGGACTACCGGATTCTCCGAAGGAACATAACCGAGCACAAACGCGGTATCGACCTGCTGCTGAACATCGTCGTGGTGGACGCCTCAAACTGTGAACCGCTGCCCGGCATCGCGGTCGACATCTGGCACTGCGACGCGCTCGGCGTCTATTCCTCCTACACCGAGTACGACGACGGCGAGATCCCACCGCTGGACGAAACCGGACACGCCGAGCCGACCGACCACACCACATGGCTACGTGGTGTGCAGCTGACCGATCGACGCGGTTTCGCGAATTTCCGCAGCATCGTGCCCGGTTGGTACCGGGGGCGGACCACGCACATCCATATCAAGACGATCACCGGTGGACACCGCGAGGACGGCAGCTGGCGGGGCGGGGACACCTCACACACCGGCCAGCTCTACTTTCCGCGGGAGTTCAACGAACGCCTAGCCCGCACCGAACCGTATTCGCACAACACCGTCCCACGCACCACCAACGCCGAAGACCTGTTGTATAACTCGGGTGACGAGGGCCCGATGACGCGATTGCGGATCGGGCGTGTGCCGGTTGGATCCGTCCGACCGACGATCAGCGCTTCGATCGTGCTGGGCATCCACCCGGAAGCGACACCGCCGCCGGAGGGGTTGCCCCCAGGAACGCAGCCACCGGGCTGA
- a CDS encoding uncharacterized protein (DUF1015 family) (product_source=COG4198; cog=COG4198; pfam=PF06245), translated as MNAPRIQHTTTVPRNSDHHSGGITVRHPRLLVLDQRGSEPLDGSIEPERVRRLLGGGGYTRPPLPTVVVYRLRAGRHQQTGVVVEVSLDDYRAGRIRRHEATRPEREHRIEQLTEASGVEQMPVTLTHPDRPRLSEFLAGVTEREPDLQADATGGVRHSVWLRQDTVLARAVREELASVPAVYIADGHHRMAVAERNGRSHRHSTEEDPRAFTLAALFPSSQMRILGYHRCLPAHRELSTAWVLERLTALPVVTRIEECTSTATTNPAAGVVLLRLNDRCFRLWLRSPIEPNQVRAGLDAVLLDEQLLPAVSRIVDQNGQHGESSDGGGKCWCSSRNAICLVPHPPTVEQVMAVSDSGSVMPPKSTWFDPKAVAGLFARELR; from the coding sequence ATGAACGCCCCGCGCATCCAGCACACCACTACCGTCCCCCGAAACAGCGATCATCATTCCGGTGGAATCACGGTACGCCACCCGCGGCTGCTGGTGCTCGACCAGCGAGGTAGCGAACCACTGGACGGCTCCATCGAGCCCGAACGGGTGAGGCGACTGCTCGGCGGTGGCGGCTACACCCGCCCGCCACTGCCGACCGTGGTGGTCTACCGGCTGCGGGCGGGCAGGCACCAACAGACCGGCGTGGTCGTCGAGGTCTCGCTCGACGACTACCGAGCGGGCAGAATCCGCCGCCACGAGGCCACCAGACCCGAGCGGGAACACCGCATCGAACAGCTCACCGAGGCAAGCGGCGTCGAACAGATGCCGGTGACGCTCACGCATCCGGACCGGCCGCGTCTGAGCGAGTTCCTCGCCGGAGTGACCGAGCGGGAACCCGATCTTCAGGCGGACGCCACCGGCGGAGTTCGGCACAGCGTGTGGCTGCGACAGGACACCGTGCTGGCCAGAGCAGTGCGGGAGGAACTGGCGAGTGTTCCGGCGGTCTACATCGCGGACGGCCACCACCGGATGGCGGTCGCCGAGCGGAACGGCCGGTCACACCGACACTCCACGGAGGAGGATCCGCGCGCGTTCACGTTGGCCGCGTTGTTTCCCAGCAGCCAGATGCGCATTCTCGGTTACCACCGTTGTCTGCCCGCGCACCGTGAGCTGTCCACGGCGTGGGTGCTCGAACGACTGACGGCGTTGCCGGTGGTCACACGAATCGAGGAATGCACCTCGACCGCCACGACCAATCCGGCAGCGGGAGTGGTGTTGCTCCGCCTCAACGACCGGTGTTTCCGGCTTTGGCTGCGCTCGCCCATCGAGCCGAACCAGGTGCGGGCGGGGCTGGACGCGGTGTTGCTCGACGAGCAGTTGTTGCCCGCCGTCTCCCGTATCGTCGATCAGAACGGACAACACGGTGAGAGTTCCGACGGCGGGGGAAAGTGCTGGTGCTCGTCCCGGAACGCGATCTGCCTGGTGCCGCACCCACCAACGGTGGAACAGGTCATGGCGGTGTCCGACTCGGGGTCGGTGATGCCACCGAAATCGACCTGGTTCGACCCGAAGGCCGTCGCCGGGCTCTTCGCTCGCGAACTGCGCTAG
- a CDS encoding transposase (product_source=COG3415; cath_funfam=1.10.260.40; cog=COG3415; pfam=PF13565; smart=SM00530; superfamily=46689) yields the protein MDTSGSQEALSLSEAEREWLIRWTRLPSTSQAVALRCRIVLECARGLSDASVAREVGVSAQVVGKWRRRFRQGRLAALKDRPRSGAPRSISEEQVQTILEAVLTEPPPNGIRWTKRALSSRAGVSPSSVMRILYRLGISTAQTGRTNEATRNAPWTALYLAPPESIMVMAFDESHDPDNGAGRVFPPAPGDHDVVLRTELANRLSHPTGNDSSGNLVRFLRDLENRKFDNRDIHLICHGHGTRKIEAIRRWQEQHSGLHLHFTPDKELWLRLVERYFTPLLTSTVSDGRSPLTVFAAELRRWSRQRRRADALTWFHP from the coding sequence ATGGACACCTCCGGTTCCCAGGAAGCGCTGTCGCTCTCGGAAGCGGAACGGGAATGGCTGATTCGTTGGACGAGACTGCCGTCCACCTCGCAAGCGGTCGCGCTGCGCTGTCGTATCGTGCTGGAGTGCGCACGCGGGCTGTCCGACGCGAGCGTTGCCCGCGAAGTCGGAGTTTCCGCACAGGTGGTCGGCAAATGGCGGCGGCGCTTCCGCCAGGGACGGCTCGCGGCGTTGAAGGACCGGCCCCGTTCGGGGGCACCACGGTCGATCTCGGAGGAACAGGTACAGACGATTCTGGAAGCGGTACTGACCGAACCACCACCGAACGGCATCAGGTGGACCAAGCGCGCGCTGTCCAGTCGGGCCGGAGTGTCCCCCTCCTCGGTGATGCGAATTCTGTACCGACTCGGCATCAGCACCGCACAAACCGGTCGAACGAACGAAGCCACCAGGAACGCCCCCTGGACGGCCCTCTACCTCGCTCCGCCGGAGTCGATCATGGTCATGGCCTTCGACGAGAGTCACGATCCCGACAACGGTGCGGGCAGGGTTTTCCCACCGGCTCCCGGTGACCACGACGTGGTGCTGCGTACGGAACTGGCGAACCGCCTCTCCCATCCCACCGGAAACGACAGTTCGGGGAATCTGGTGCGGTTCCTCCGCGACCTGGAGAACCGAAAATTCGACAACCGCGACATTCACCTGATCTGTCACGGTCACGGAACTCGCAAGATCGAGGCGATCCGCCGCTGGCAGGAACAGCACTCCGGACTGCACCTGCACTTCACACCGGACAAGGAACTGTGGCTCCGGCTGGTGGAGCGCTACTTCACACCGCTGCTCACCTCCACCGTCTCCGACGGACGGTCACCGCTCACCGTGTTCGCGGCGGAGCTGCGCCGCTGGTCGCGGCAACGTCGCAGAGCGGACGCGCTCACGTGGTTCCATCCTTGA
- a CDS encoding 5-methyltetrahydropteroyltriglutamate--homocysteine methyltransferase (product_source=KO:K00549; cath_funfam=3.20.20.210; cog=COG0620; ko=KO:K00549; pfam=PF01717; superfamily=51726), with protein sequence MRSSTDRILTTQAGSLPRPEELIELNRSRAEGGIDEQQYHSGVNQAVTELVERQRGAGLDLVGDGEFGKSVSQRVDYGAWWSYSFQRLGGLELADSSLFETSHEGRRATEEVALTSFGNRRDRVRFAEAYADPTSGVEVSTSPMSFPVCRGPLTYVGHEAINADIARFKRALRANGLEEGFMTAIAPASCSRIGNEYYDSQEEFLYACAEAMREEYKAIIDAGLILQLDDPAIAENWDQVNPEPSVADYKRFTMRRVEALNHAIRGLPKDRIRFHLCWGSWHGPHTTDLPMRDLVDVLLSIDVRAYSFEAGNVRHEHEWKVWQDVTLPDDKLILPGVVSHATNVVEHPELVADRIVRFAECVGRERVVASTDCGLGGRVHPQLAWAKLESLAQGAELATERLWP encoded by the coding sequence ATGCGTTCGAGCACAGACCGAATCCTCACCACCCAGGCTGGAAGTCTGCCGCGTCCGGAAGAACTCATCGAGCTCAATCGTTCCCGGGCCGAGGGAGGTATCGATGAGCAGCAGTACCACAGCGGAGTGAACCAAGCCGTCACCGAACTGGTGGAACGGCAACGCGGTGCCGGACTCGATCTGGTCGGAGACGGGGAATTCGGCAAATCGGTGAGTCAACGGGTGGACTACGGGGCCTGGTGGTCGTACTCGTTCCAACGGCTCGGTGGGCTGGAGCTCGCCGATTCCTCGCTGTTCGAGACGAGTCACGAGGGACGGCGAGCCACCGAAGAAGTGGCTCTGACCAGTTTCGGGAATCGACGGGACCGTGTCAGGTTCGCCGAAGCCTACGCCGATCCGACATCGGGTGTGGAGGTCTCCACCAGTCCGATGAGCTTCCCCGTGTGCCGAGGACCGCTGACCTACGTCGGCCACGAAGCGATCAACGCCGACATCGCGAGGTTCAAACGTGCGCTGCGGGCCAACGGCCTGGAGGAAGGCTTCATGACGGCGATCGCCCCGGCGAGCTGTTCCCGGATCGGCAACGAGTACTACGACAGCCAGGAGGAGTTCCTCTACGCGTGTGCGGAGGCGATGCGGGAGGAGTACAAGGCGATCATCGACGCCGGTCTCATTCTGCAGCTCGACGATCCCGCCATCGCGGAGAACTGGGACCAGGTGAACCCGGAACCGTCCGTGGCGGACTACAAGCGGTTCACCATGCGCCGCGTGGAGGCGCTCAACCATGCGATCCGTGGTCTGCCCAAGGACCGCATCCGGTTCCACCTGTGCTGGGGCAGCTGGCACGGCCCGCACACCACTGATCTGCCGATGCGCGATCTCGTCGACGTCCTGCTCTCGATCGATGTGCGAGCCTACTCGTTCGAGGCGGGCAACGTCCGGCACGAGCACGAGTGGAAGGTCTGGCAGGACGTCACTCTGCCGGACGACAAACTGATCCTGCCCGGTGTGGTCAGCCACGCTACCAACGTGGTCGAGCATCCCGAACTGGTCGCCGACCGCATCGTGCGGTTCGCGGAATGCGTGGGGCGTGAGCGAGTGGTGGCCTCCACGGACTGTGGGCTGGGCGGACGGGTCCATCCGCAACTGGCCTGGGCGAAACTGGAATCGCTGGCACAGGGCGCGGAACTGGCGACCGAACGTCTCTGGCCCTGA
- a CDS encoding uncharacterized membrane protein (DUF485 family) (product_source=COG3162; cog=COG3162; pfam=PF04341; superfamily=103473; transmembrane_helix_parts=Inside_1_31,TMhelix_32_54,Outside_55_68,TMhelix_69_91,Inside_92_114) translates to MTTDESESRDPTVEQWKEAHASADFVALRRRLRGFVFPVAVLFLSWYLLYVLLADYAHGFMSIKLVGNINVGLVLGLLQFVSTFVITGIYVRFANRRLDPVAGRIREEIEGRSE, encoded by the coding sequence GTGACAACCGACGAGTCCGAGTCCCGTGACCCGACGGTCGAACAGTGGAAGGAGGCCCACGCCAGCGCGGACTTCGTGGCCCTGCGCCGCAGGTTGCGCGGTTTCGTCTTTCCCGTGGCCGTGCTGTTTCTGAGCTGGTACCTGCTGTACGTGTTGCTCGCCGACTACGCCCACGGATTCATGTCGATCAAGCTCGTCGGCAACATCAACGTTGGTCTGGTGCTGGGACTGCTGCAGTTCGTGTCCACCTTCGTGATCACCGGAATCTACGTGCGGTTCGCGAACCGGCGGCTCGATCCGGTGGCGGGCAGGATCCGTGAGGAGATCGAGGGGAGGTCGGAATGA
- a CDS encoding cation/acetate symporter (product_source=KO:K14393; cog=COG4147; ko=KO:K14393; pfam=PF00474; tigrfam=TIGR00813; transmembrane_helix_parts=Outside_1_14,TMhelix_15_34,Inside_35_59,TMhelix_60_82,Outside_83_85,TMhelix_86_108,Inside_109_128,TMhelix_129_151,Outside_152_165,TMhelix_166_188,Inside_189_192,TMhelix_193_215,Outside_216_255,TMhelix_256_278,Inside_279_289,TMhelix_290_312,Outside_313_348,TMhelix_349_371,Inside_372_390,TMhelix_391_410,Outside_411_419,TMhelix_420_442,Inside_443_448,TMhelix_449_471,Outside_472_492,TMhelix_493_512,Inside_513_538), with protein MTQLAQSGGLQGSNPVINISIFVAFVVVTLVVVLRASRTTKTASDYYAAGRAFSGPQNGIAISGDYLSAASFLGIVGAIALYGYDGFLYSIGFLVAWLVALLLVAELLRNTGKFTMGDVLAFRMRQRPVRAAAATSTLAVSFFYLLAQMAGAGVLVSLLLGISNPVGVSLVIAIVGVIMIIYVLVGGMKGTTWVQIIKAGLLIAGAGAMTLWVLAKYGFDFSALLQGAVDKAGADGQRLLEPGAKYGTSEISKLDFLSLGLALVLGTAGLPHVLMRFYTVPTSREARRSVVWAIFLIGLFYLFSLVLGYGAAAMVGPETISQAPGASNSAAPLLAQALGGPVLLGFISAVAFATILAVVAGLTITASASFAHDIYANVIKRGEVSDKQAEVRVARITAVVIGAVAIVGGILARNQNVAFLVALAFAVAASANLPTILYSLFWKRFNTTGALCSIYGGLGIAILLIVFSPAVSGSETAMLSGVDFQWFPLENPGLVSIPASFFLGWLGTVLSGEHDEAKYAEMEVRSLTGAGAEKASSH; from the coding sequence ATGACCCAGTTGGCGCAGAGCGGTGGGCTGCAGGGCAGCAATCCCGTCATCAACATCAGTATATTCGTCGCTTTCGTCGTCGTTACCCTGGTCGTGGTGTTGCGCGCCAGTCGCACCACCAAGACCGCCTCGGACTACTACGCCGCCGGGCGAGCGTTCTCCGGTCCGCAGAACGGGATAGCCATCTCCGGTGACTACCTCTCCGCGGCGTCCTTCCTCGGGATCGTCGGTGCCATCGCGCTGTACGGCTACGACGGCTTCCTGTACTCGATCGGCTTTCTCGTTGCCTGGCTCGTCGCGCTGCTGCTGGTCGCCGAACTGCTGCGCAACACCGGCAAGTTCACCATGGGTGACGTGCTCGCCTTCCGGATGCGCCAACGTCCGGTGCGGGCGGCCGCCGCGACCTCGACACTGGCGGTGAGCTTCTTCTACCTGCTGGCCCAGATGGCCGGGGCCGGAGTACTGGTGTCACTGCTGCTGGGAATCAGCAACCCGGTCGGTGTCAGCCTGGTGATCGCCATCGTCGGCGTCATCATGATCATTTACGTCCTCGTCGGTGGTATGAAGGGGACGACCTGGGTGCAGATCATCAAGGCGGGCCTGCTGATAGCCGGTGCCGGTGCGATGACCCTCTGGGTGCTCGCCAAGTACGGTTTCGACTTCTCGGCTCTGCTGCAGGGAGCGGTGGACAAGGCCGGTGCCGACGGACAGCGACTGCTCGAACCGGGGGCGAAGTACGGTACCTCCGAGATCAGCAAGTTGGACTTCCTATCGCTGGGGCTGGCGCTGGTGCTAGGCACGGCGGGTCTGCCGCACGTACTGATGCGGTTCTACACCGTCCCGACCTCACGGGAAGCGCGTCGTTCCGTGGTCTGGGCCATCTTCCTGATCGGGCTGTTCTACCTGTTCTCCCTGGTGCTCGGCTACGGCGCGGCCGCCATGGTCGGACCGGAGACGATCAGCCAGGCCCCGGGTGCCTCCAACTCCGCGGCACCGTTGTTGGCCCAGGCGCTGGGTGGTCCGGTCCTGCTGGGCTTCATCTCCGCCGTGGCCTTCGCGACCATCCTCGCGGTGGTGGCGGGACTGACGATCACGGCGTCCGCATCCTTCGCGCACGACATCTACGCCAACGTCATCAAGAGGGGCGAGGTCTCCGACAAGCAGGCGGAGGTCCGCGTCGCACGGATCACCGCCGTGGTGATCGGTGCCGTGGCCATCGTCGGCGGCATCCTCGCCCGCAACCAGAACGTGGCGTTCCTGGTGGCCCTGGCGTTCGCGGTCGCCGCTTCGGCGAACCTGCCGACGATTCTGTACTCGTTGTTCTGGAAGCGGTTCAACACCACCGGCGCGTTGTGCAGTATCTACGGTGGTCTGGGCATCGCGATACTGCTCATCGTGTTCTCGCCCGCTGTGTCCGGCAGTGAGACCGCCATGCTCAGCGGCGTGGACTTCCAGTGGTTCCCGCTGGAGAACCCCGGTCTGGTCTCCATCCCGGCCTCGTTCTTCCTCGGTTGGCTCGGCACCGTGCTCTCCGGCGAACACGACGAGGCCAAGTACGCCGAGATGGAGGTGCGTTCCCTGACCGGTGCCGGGGCGGAGAAAGCCTCCTCGCACTGA
- a CDS encoding hypothetical protein (product_source=Hypo-rule applied), whose amino-acid sequence MPDREREHVLTVKRSEITELRRVVDDIERVSARAERLLSEQRTPLPEEPDHEAVSAWSIRAQRSHWGWA is encoded by the coding sequence ATGCCCGATCGGGAGCGGGAGCATGTACTCACCGTCAAACGTAGTGAGATCACCGAGCTGCGACGAGTAGTCGACGACATCGAACGGGTGAGCGCCCGAGCGGAACGACTGCTGTCCGAGCAGCGGACGCCGCTTCCGGAGGAGCCCGATCACGAAGCCGTTTCGGCATGGTCCATACGGGCACAACGATCCCACTGGGGATGGGCGTGA
- a CDS encoding CBS domain-containing protein (product_source=COG0517; cath_funfam=3.10.580.10; cog=COG0517; pfam=PF00571; smart=SM00116; superfamily=54631), translating to MGTVREIMHPGADCVRTSETAADAARLMARLAVGALPICGKDDRIKGMVTDRDIVIKVVAEGRDAGTFPAGDLNQQEAVTIGADDTTDEAMRVMNEHRIRRLPVIDGERLVGMLTVADMARTMPEPRVGELVESLSEA from the coding sequence ATGGGCACGGTACGAGAAATCATGCACCCTGGAGCCGACTGCGTACGCACCTCGGAGACCGCGGCCGACGCCGCCCGGCTCATGGCACGTCTCGCGGTCGGCGCACTTCCCATCTGTGGCAAGGACGACAGGATCAAGGGCATGGTTACGGATCGGGACATCGTGATCAAAGTGGTGGCCGAGGGACGGGACGCCGGGACGTTCCCGGCGGGCGATCTCAACCAGCAGGAGGCCGTCACGATCGGCGCCGACGATACGACCGACGAGGCGATGCGCGTCATGAACGAGCACCGGATCCGGCGCCTTCCCGTGATCGACGGGGAACGGCTCGTGGGCATGCTCACGGTTGCCGACATGGCACGCACCATGCCGGAGCCCCGGGTGGGCGAACTGGTCGAGTCGCTCTCCGAGGCGTGA
- a CDS encoding VIT1/CCC1 family predicted Fe2+/Mn2+ transporter (product_source=COG1814; cog=COG1814; pfam=PF01988; superfamily=47240; transmembrane_helix_parts=Outside_1_82,TMhelix_83_100,Inside_101_155,TMhelix_156_178,Outside_179_277,TMhelix_278_300,Inside_301_304,TMhelix_305_327,Outside_328_336,TMhelix_337_359,Inside_360_362), with the protein MSEQPAADRHPPSAAKLRAWRRMLADERAEATVYRELADRRHGTEREILLRLAEAEQRHAEHWRRLLGEYIGEPRRATFRMRVLAFLARGFGWIFVLALVQRAEIRSNYESTADATEAMAADERVHGEVVRALAAQGRARMSGTLRAAVFGINDGLVSNFALVLGVIGGGAGTTLVVLTGLSGLLAGALSMAAGEFVSVSSQRELIAAGKPDDTADGAVPLLDVDANELALVYRARGMSATEAERRAEVVLRRPVPEQHPAGEEPDGGEVVGSGAKAAASSFAAFAIGALLPVLPFLLGLHGLLAVLVAAALSGSALLLTGATVGVLSGAAPLPRALRQLAIGAGAAVMTFLLGLVFGVTAS; encoded by the coding sequence GTGTCCGAGCAGCCAGCCGCCGACAGGCACCCGCCATCCGCCGCGAAACTACGGGCCTGGCGCAGGATGCTGGCCGACGAACGAGCCGAGGCCACCGTTTATCGTGAGCTCGCCGACCGCAGGCACGGCACCGAACGGGAGATCCTGTTGCGGTTGGCCGAGGCCGAGCAGCGTCACGCCGAGCACTGGCGGCGTCTGCTCGGGGAGTACATCGGTGAGCCGCGCCGCGCCACGTTCCGAATGCGGGTGTTGGCCTTCCTCGCTCGCGGATTCGGATGGATCTTCGTGCTGGCGCTGGTGCAGCGTGCCGAAATCCGTTCCAACTACGAGTCCACTGCCGACGCCACCGAGGCCATGGCCGCCGACGAGCGTGTGCACGGCGAAGTGGTACGCGCGCTGGCCGCACAGGGGCGGGCACGGATGTCCGGAACGCTACGAGCGGCCGTTTTCGGCATCAACGACGGTCTGGTCAGCAATTTCGCCCTGGTGCTCGGTGTGATCGGGGGAGGAGCGGGTACCACCCTGGTGGTTTTGACCGGATTGTCCGGGCTGTTGGCCGGAGCGCTGTCCATGGCCGCGGGCGAGTTCGTGTCCGTGAGCTCGCAGCGAGAACTCATCGCGGCGGGAAAGCCCGACGACACGGCGGACGGCGCGGTGCCGCTACTGGATGTGGACGCCAACGAACTCGCTCTGGTGTACCGGGCACGTGGTATGTCGGCCACGGAGGCCGAGCGACGTGCCGAAGTGGTACTGCGCCGACCCGTTCCGGAACAGCATCCAGCGGGTGAGGAGCCCGACGGTGGGGAAGTGGTCGGCAGTGGTGCGAAAGCCGCCGCCTCCAGTTTCGCGGCCTTCGCCATCGGGGCGCTGTTGCCGGTACTGCCGTTTCTCCTCGGGCTCCACGGCCTGCTCGCCGTGCTGGTAGCCGCGGCGTTGAGCGGTTCGGCGTTGCTGCTCACCGGAGCCACAGTAGGGGTGCTGTCCGGAGCCGCCCCGCTGCCGCGCGCCCTGCGTCAGCTCGCTATCGGAGCCGGAGCAGCGGTGATGACTTTCCTGCTGGGGCTGGTGTTCGGGGTGACCGCCTCCTGA